CTGCTGCGGCGGAGGCTCTGGGAGAGGCGCTCGGCCGCCGCGACGACCGCCGGGGCGTGCATGCGTCCGGGCTGGCGGGTCAGGCGCTCGAGCGGTCCGGAGACCGACACCGCCGCCACGACCTTGCCGGAGGGGGAGCGCACGGGCGCGGAGACCGAGCCGACGCCGTTCTCGCGCTCGCCGACGCTCTGGGCCCAACCGCGACGGCGGACGGCCGACAGCTCGGCCGCGGAGAACGTCGCCTTGAGCAGGCCCTTGTTCATCCGCTCGGGGTCCTCCCACGACAGGAGCACCTGCGCGGCGGAGCCGGCGCTCATCGTCAGCTGGCCCCCCACGGGGATCGAGTCGCGCAGACCGGTCGGCCGGTCGGCGGCGGCCACGCACACCCGGAAGTCGCCCTGGCGGCGGAACAGCTGGGCCGACTCGCCAGTGATGTCGCGCAGACGCGCCAGGACGGGGCCGGCGGCGGCCAGCAGACGGTCCTCACCGGCGGCTGCGGCCAGCTCGCCGAGACGAGGTCCGAGGATGAAACGTCCTTGCATGTCCCGGGCGACGAGCCGATGATGTTCGAGGGCCACGGCGAGCCGGTGCGCGGTCGGACGCGCGAGCCCGGTGCTGGCGACGAGGCCGGCGAGAGTGGCCGGTCCGGGCTCCAGCGCGGCGAGCACCATCGCCGCTTTGTCGAGAACGCCGACTCCGCTAGTGTTGTCCATGTCTTGATACTGCCGTATCGCATTGTGAGACGCAAGCCGCGGGGATCGCGGCGACGACACCACAGGCCCGCATGTCGGGGGAGCCGAGGAGAGCGCCATGGGCAAGACACTTGCCGAGAAGATCTGGGAAGAGCACGTCGTCCGTCGTCACGAGGGCGAGCCCGACCTCCTGTACATCGACCTCCACCTCATCCACGAGGTCACGAGCCCCCAGGCGTTCGACGGCCTCCGTCTCTCCGGCCGCACGGTCCGTCGCCCCGACCTCACGCTCGCGACCGAGGACCACAACATCCCGACGACCGACCTGGACAAGCCGATCGCCGACCTGGTGTCGCGCACGCAGGTCGAGACGCTGCGCCGCAACTGCGAGGAGTTCGGCGTCCGCCTGCACCCGATGGGCGACATCGACCAGGGCATCGTCCACGTGGTCGGTCCGCAGCTCGGCCTGACCCAGCCCGGCATGACGATCGTGTGCGGCGACTCGCACACCTCGACGCACGGCGCGTTCGGCTCGATCGCGTTCGGCATCGGCACCTCCGAGGTCGAGCACGTCCTGGCCACACAGTCGCTGTCGCAGGCCAAGCCCAAGATGATGGCCGTCGAGGTCGTCGGGGAGCTGCCGGTCGGCTCGACCGCGAAGGACCTGATCCTCGCCCTGATCACGCAGGAGACCACCGGCGGCGGCCAGGGCTACATCGTGGAGTACCGCGGCGAGGCCATCCGCAAGCTGTCGATGGAAGCCCGCATGACGATCTGCAACATGTCGATCGAGTGGGGCGCCAAGGCCGGGCTCATCGCGCCCGACCAGACGACGTACGACTACCTCAAGGGTCGTCCGTCCGCGCCGACCGGAGCCGACTGGGACGCCGCCGTCGCGCACTGGGACAGCCTGCTCACCGACGACGACGCCGAGTTCGACAAGGTCATCACGATCGACGCCTCGACCATCACGCCGTTCGTCACCTGGGGCACCAACCCGGGCCAGGGCGTGGCGCTGTCGGGCAACGTCCCCGACCCCGCGGCGTTCGAGGACGAGAACGAGCGGGTCGCCGCCGAGAACGCCCTGCGCTACATGGGCCTCGAGGCCGGCACCCCGATGAAGGACATCAAGGTCGACACGGTCTTCATCGGCTCGTGCACCAACGGACGCATCGAGGACCTGCGCGTCGCGGCCGACCTGATCAAGGGGCACACGGTTGCCGACGACACCCGCATCCTGGTCGTGCCCGGGTCGGTGCGCGTCCGCCTGCAGGCCGAGCAGGAGGGCCTCGACGTCATCTTCAAGGACGCCGGCGCCGAGTGGCGCGGAGCGGGCTGCTCGATGTGCCTCGGCATGAACCCCGACCAGCTGGCCCCGGGTGAGCGCAGCGCCTCGACGTCCAACCGCAACTTCGAGGGACGCCAGGGCAAGGGTGGGCGCACCCACCTGGTGTCGCCCGACGTCGCCGTCGCGACCGGAGTGCTCGGCCACCTGGCCGGACCGGCCGACCTCGCCCAGCTCGAGAAGGCAGGAGCCTGACCATGGAGAAGTTCTCGACCCACACCGGTGTCGGCGCGCCGCTGCGCCGCAGCAACGTCGACACCGACCAGATCATCCCGGCCGTGTGGCTGAAGAAGGTCACCCGCGACGGCTTCGAGGAGGGACTGTTCTCGGCGTGGCGCAACGACCCCGAGTTCGTCCTGAACCAGCACGCGTACAAGGACGCGACCGTCCTGGTGGCCGGTCCGGACTTCGGCACGGGCTCGTCGCGCGAGCACGCGGTCTGGGCGCTGCAGAACTACGGCTTCAAGGTCGTCATCTCGCCGCGCTTCGCCGACATCTTCCGCGGCAACTCCGGCAAGGCGGGCCTGCTCGCCGCGCAGGTGGACGAGAAGGTCGTCCAGCGGCTGTGGGACCACCTCGACGAGAACCCGGGCGCCTCGATCACGGTCGACCTCGAGACCCGGACGGTCAGGGCCGGCGAGGGCGTCGACGCGATCGAGGACTCGTTCACGATCGACGACTACACGCGCTGGCGCCTGCTCGAGGGCCTCGACGACGTGGGCATCACGCTGAGCCACGAGGACGACATCGTCGCGTACGAGGCCTCGCGCCCGTCGTTCAAGCCCGTCACGCTCTGACCCCGGGCCGCTGAGGGGAGACTCCGGTACGCCGACGGGAGACTCCCGTACGCCGACGGGAGACTTCCGTACGCCGACGGCGCGCGGGAGTCTCCCCTCGGCGCGCGGGAGTCTCCCCTCGGCGTGCGGGAGTCTCCCCTCGGCGCGCGGGAGTCTCCCCTCAGCGGTCGCGCCAGATGCTGATCGAGGTGATCGTGCCGGTGTCGTCGTCGGTCTCGACGAAGACCCGCTGGCCGAGCCGCAGGTGCCGGATGTGGTCGGCGAGGGACTCGGCCGGGAAGGACATCGGCACGCCCTCGTCGGTCAGCAGCTGACCTGACCTGGTCG
Above is a genomic segment from Aeromicrobium chenweiae containing:
- a CDS encoding IclR family transcriptional regulator; the protein is MDNTSGVGVLDKAAMVLAALEPGPATLAGLVASTGLARPTAHRLAVALEHHRLVARDMQGRFILGPRLGELAAAAGEDRLLAAAGPVLARLRDITGESAQLFRRQGDFRVCVAAADRPTGLRDSIPVGGQLTMSAGSAAQVLLSWEDPERMNKGLLKATFSAAELSAVRRRGWAQSVGERENGVGSVSAPVRSPSGKVVAAVSVSGPLERLTRQPGRMHAPAVVAAAERLSQSLRRSS
- the leuD gene encoding 3-isopropylmalate dehydratase small subunit translates to MEKFSTHTGVGAPLRRSNVDTDQIIPAVWLKKVTRDGFEEGLFSAWRNDPEFVLNQHAYKDATVLVAGPDFGTGSSREHAVWALQNYGFKVVISPRFADIFRGNSGKAGLLAAQVDEKVVQRLWDHLDENPGASITVDLETRTVRAGEGVDAIEDSFTIDDYTRWRLLEGLDDVGITLSHEDDIVAYEASRPSFKPVTL
- the leuC gene encoding 3-isopropylmalate dehydratase large subunit, which translates into the protein MGKTLAEKIWEEHVVRRHEGEPDLLYIDLHLIHEVTSPQAFDGLRLSGRTVRRPDLTLATEDHNIPTTDLDKPIADLVSRTQVETLRRNCEEFGVRLHPMGDIDQGIVHVVGPQLGLTQPGMTIVCGDSHTSTHGAFGSIAFGIGTSEVEHVLATQSLSQAKPKMMAVEVVGELPVGSTAKDLILALITQETTGGGQGYIVEYRGEAIRKLSMEARMTICNMSIEWGAKAGLIAPDQTTYDYLKGRPSAPTGADWDAAVAHWDSLLTDDDAEFDKVITIDASTITPFVTWGTNPGQGVALSGNVPDPAAFEDENERVAAENALRYMGLEAGTPMKDIKVDTVFIGSCTNGRIEDLRVAADLIKGHTVADDTRILVVPGSVRVRLQAEQEGLDVIFKDAGAEWRGAGCSMCLGMNPDQLAPGERSASTSNRNFEGRQGKGGRTHLVSPDVAVATGVLGHLAGPADLAQLEKAGA